The DNA segment ATCAATTTCTGGGTTGAAGAAAAAACAAATGAAAAAATTAAAGAGCTGCTCGCTGCCGGCTCGGTAGCGCCGCTGACACGGCTGATCCTGGTAAATGCAATTTATTTTAAGGGCGACTGGCTGCACGCGTTCGATAAAGAGTGCACTGAACCGGCGCCGTTTCATACCGCGTCCGGCGCCGTTACCAATGTGCTGATGATGGCGATGAAGCCGGCGCAGTTTAATTATATGGAGAATGAAACGTTTCAGTTGATTGAACTGCCATATAAAGGCGAAGAACTCTCCATGCTGATTGTCCTGCCGAAACATGCCGCCGGACTTGAAAAAGTTGAAGCGGGATTTTCCGATGCCGCGCTGCAAAACTGGATTCAAAGTATGCAGTCGAAAGAGATCAGTGTGTTTCTGCCAAAATTTAAAATTGAAACAGAACTTTCCAGTCTGAAAAAAACATTGTTAGTATTAGGCTTGATCGATGCATTTGATCCGCACACTGCCGATTTTTCAAACATCAGCACCGAAAACCTGTTTCTCTCCGACGTCGTTCATAAAGCCTTCGTACAGGTCGACGAAGAAGGCACCGAAGCCGCCGCCGCAACCGGAGTTATTGTGCGTGCCATGGCATTTCATCAGCCGGTAGAATTCCGCGCTGACCGTCCGTTTATCTTCATTATCCGTCACAACGAAACCGGCGCCCTCCTCTTCATGGGGCGCGTATTTAATCCGGCTTAACACATTTTGGTTGTATTGAATGTGGGGCAGACTTTCCAGTCTGCCCTTTTTCATTGCGTTTCTTACTTTGCTTTACACTCATCATTCTTTTAAAGTAACGCGAAGGATTTAAATTATGCTTGCAAAAGTTTTTTCCGGCGCGGTGTACGGTGTAGATGCCTATACTGTTGAAATTGAAGTAAACAGCGGTCACGGTGAGCCGAAAACATATTTGGTCGGGCTGCCGGATACAGCGGTAAAAGAAAGCACGTTTCGTGTTTATACCGCGCTGATTAATTCCGGCTTCGCCCTGCCGCAAGGCGTAACAACTATTAACCTTGCGCCGGCGAGTATTAAAAAAGAAGGCCCGAGTTTTGACCTGCCGATTGCGCTCGGAATTCTCGCGGCGGAAAATGATATCAAGCCTGATCCGCTCAACCGCGCGTGTATTATTGGTGAACTCGCTCTTTCCGGCGCAGTACGGCGCGTGCGCGGTGTTCTGCCGATCACGCTTGCAGCACGTGATGCCGGCCGCAAAGCGATTCTTGTGCCGGAGGAAAATGCCGAAGAAGCGGCGGTGGTTGACGGCATTAAGGTGTTCGCTGTAAAAAACCTGCGCGAAGCGGCGGATTTTTTAAATATGGAACTCACACTCAAACCGCACGAAGTTGATTTGACAGCAACATTCGCGACGCATAATCAGTACGCGGCCGATTTTGAAGATGTGAAAGGTCAGGAATACGCCAAGCGCGCGATTGAAATCGGAGTTTCCGGCGGACATAATCTGCTGATGATTGGCTCGCCGGGCACCGGGAAAACGATGCTGGCAAAACGGATTCCCTCGATTCTGCCGCCGATGACGCTCACCGAAGCACTCGAAACCACGAAGATTCACAGCATCGCCGGTAAACTCGGCGCACATGAATCGCTGATCGCGACGCGCCCGTTTCACGCACCGCATCATACGGTTTCCGACGCCGGACTGCTCGGCGGCGGCACCCATCCGGTGCCCGGTGCAGTGAGTCTGGCGCATAACGGCGTTCTGTTCCTTGACGAACTGCCGGAATTTCACCGCAATGCGCTCGAAGTATTGCGGCAGCCGCTCGAAGACGGAGTTGTCACCATTGCACGCGCAGCGGCAAGTGTTACCTTCCCGTGCCGGTTTATGCTCGTTGCCGCCATGAATCCAACACCGGACGGATACTTTCCGGACGACCCGCGCTCAACATCTTCACCGCTGCAAATTCAGCGCTATCAAAACCGGATTTCCGGTCCGCTGCTTGACCGCATTGATATTCACATCGAGGTGCCGCCGGTGGATTATCAAAAGCTCGCCGGACTTGAAAAGGGCGAACCGTCCGCCGCAATCCGCGAACGCGTGATTGCCGCACGAAAAATTCAGCAGGAGCGTTATGCGCACGAAAAAACCGTGCATTGCAATGCCGGCATGCAGCCAAAACATTTAAGGAAATTCTGCCGGCCCGATTCCGGCGCCGCACAGCTTTTAAAAACGGCTGTCACCGATATGAACTTCAGCGCGCGCGCCTACGACCGGATTCTAAAAGTTGCGCGCACCATCGCCGATCTTGTCGGCGCGGAAGACATCGGCACCGAACACATCGCCGAAGCCATTCAGTACCGCACACTTGACCGGATGACCGGAAAGTAAAGTGGAAGAGGCTTCCAGCCTCTGGCCAGCGGCAGGATGCCGCTTCTACTATTTGTATTCTTTCGTGCGGGGCAGCAGTGCGGCGGAGTTGAGCACAACAGTAACGGAGGACAGATTGTGCAGCAGTGCGCCGGAAACCGGATCCAGAATTCCAAATGCGCTGAGAATGATCGCCGCAAAACTGATGGTGAGCGACAGCGCCATATTGGCGCGGATTTTAAACATGACGACGCGTGAAAATTTTACGAGTCCGCTGATGAGTGAAACATTGTCGTTCAAAAATGCAATGTCAGCAGTTTCAACAGCAAGATCAGAGCCGAGCGCGCCCATGGCAACAGAACAGTTGGCGAGCGCCAGTGCCGGTGCATCGTTTACGCCGTCGCCGAGCATACAAATCCGTGCGCCGGAATCCCGCAATGCTTCAACTTTGGCGGCTTTATCAGCGGGCAGCAGTGAATGATAGAAGTCGTCGATGCCGACGGCAGCGGCGACACGGTGTGCGGCACGTTCGTTATCGCCGGTGAGCATGACAGTTTTGCAACCGGCGCGTTTCAATGTCTCAACTGCTCCGGCGGCGCCGGGCTTTATGGTGTCGGACAGTGAAATAATTCCGGCGAATTTTCCGGCAGCAACTGCGCAAACGAGCGTTTCCCCCTGCTCCAGCCGTTCGGCAGCAAATGCGGCGCCGGCGGAGTAATCGGTACCGGATTTTTGCAAAGCATCAAATGAGCAGACGAGCACATGAATTCCGTTCACGGTACACTCGATGCCGATTCCGGCAAGCGACTTTGTATCTTCCGGCACCGGGATTTCAATTCGCTCTTTGGCATAGCCGAGAATGGCTTTGGCAATCGGATGCTCGGAGTACAATTCAGCGCCGGCGCACAGTTTCAGCAGTTCATCGTCATCCATGCCGAATGCCTTAACGGCTTTGACGGTAAGCCGTGCCGCAGTAAGCGTGCCGGTTTTGTCGAAAACAACGGTGTCGATATGCGACATTTCTTCGAGTGCTGCGCCGCTTTTAATCATGATGCCGCGATGCGAGGCATTACCGATTCCGGCAGCAATCGCCGTCGGTGTTGCCAGCCCGAATGCGCACGGACAGAAAACAACCAGAATGGTTACGCCGCGAATGACCGCATCGAGCGCCGGCACGCCAAGCGCCAGCCAGGCAAAGAAAAATACGAGCACGGAAATGATGATAGCGGACGGAACAATTGCTGCCGCCCATTTGTTGGCGATGCGAACCACCGGCGCTTTTTTGCTGTTGGCTTCCTCGACGAGCTGGATAAGTCTGGCAATCGCGGTGTCACCGGATTTTTTCTGTACGCGCACAATCATGGATCCGGATTTATTCCACGTTCCGGCGAGCACTGTATC comes from the Kiritimatiellales bacterium genome and includes:
- a CDS encoding serpin family protein, translating into MKKLICLYATFFSSLTFGGDFAFKLYAQFKSGAGSFSFSPASIETALSMTREGADGNTLQQMSLLLPEFTPFPQTGNDITLNSANALWIGNLLTVKESFKNTVIEKYDAEIRTADFANNANGERQKINFWVEEKTNEKIKELLAAGSVAPLTRLILVNAIYFKGDWLHAFDKECTEPAPFHTASGAVTNVLMMAMKPAQFNYMENETFQLIELPYKGEELSMLIVLPKHAAGLEKVEAGFSDAALQNWIQSMQSKEISVFLPKFKIETELSSLKKTLLVLGLIDAFDPHTADFSNISTENLFLSDVVHKAFVQVDEEGTEAAAATGVIVRAMAFHQPVEFRADRPFIFIIRHNETGALLFMGRVFNPA
- a CDS encoding YifB family Mg chelatase-like AAA ATPase; protein product: MLAKVFSGAVYGVDAYTVEIEVNSGHGEPKTYLVGLPDTAVKESTFRVYTALINSGFALPQGVTTINLAPASIKKEGPSFDLPIALGILAAENDIKPDPLNRACIIGELALSGAVRRVRGVLPITLAARDAGRKAILVPEENAEEAAVVDGIKVFAVKNLREAADFLNMELTLKPHEVDLTATFATHNQYAADFEDVKGQEYAKRAIEIGVSGGHNLLMIGSPGTGKTMLAKRIPSILPPMTLTEALETTKIHSIAGKLGAHESLIATRPFHAPHHTVSDAGLLGGGTHPVPGAVSLAHNGVLFLDELPEFHRNALEVLRQPLEDGVVTIARAAASVTFPCRFMLVAAMNPTPDGYFPDDPRSTSSPLQIQRYQNRISGPLLDRIDIHIEVPPVDYQKLAGLEKGEPSAAIRERVIAARKIQQERYAHEKTVHCNAGMQPKHLRKFCRPDSGAAQLLKTAVTDMNFSARAYDRILKVARTIADLVGAEDIGTEHIAEAIQYRTLDRMTGK
- a CDS encoding cation-translocating P-type ATPase gives rise to the protein MKHQKKETCGACCSTKTPAADSEKNTMLRDGIILIIALVSLVLSFLISHFHIHVPFFPLITDPSWFSVIFCGWPIARSAWRAAKARRITSPMLITLAMFASIALQVMTMFNESLGGHAHSYIFAAGEIAFLMALGELIEARTLSKTRAGVRSLITLTPKQALKKNGAEFESVNVDSLQIGDIVLVRPNDMIPVDGEIIEGGGAVDQSSMTGESVPAEKNTGDTVLAGTWNKSGSMIVRVQKKSGDTAIARLIQLVEEANSKKAPVVRIANKWAAAIVPSAIIISVLVFFFAWLALGVPALDAVIRGVTILVVFCPCAFGLATPTAIAAGIGNASHRGIMIKSGAALEEMSHIDTVVFDKTGTLTAARLTVKAVKAFGMDDDELLKLCAGAELYSEHPIAKAILGYAKERIEIPVPEDTKSLAGIGIECTVNGIHVLVCSFDALQKSGTDYSAGAAFAAERLEQGETLVCAVAAGKFAGIISLSDTIKPGAAGAVETLKRAGCKTVMLTGDNERAAHRVAAAVGIDDFYHSLLPADKAAKVEALRDSGARICMLGDGVNDAPALALANCSVAMGALGSDLAVETADIAFLNDNVSLISGLVKFSRVVMFKIRANMALSLTISFAAIILSAFGILDPVSGALLHNLSSVTVVLNSAALLPRTKEYK